Part of the Triticum urartu cultivar G1812 chromosome 2, Tu2.1, whole genome shotgun sequence genome, TAATAGGGTTCATCTAAACATCATGATTTTCGAATGCTTGATTTTATTTGTCATTTTGGTTCTGGAGAATCTCAAACTGTGTCACATATGTAAAACATGTATAACTGCAGATAAAAGAAGCTTGAAGCGAATTAGAGAATGAAGCTTCAATTTGAGTGGGCAAACAGTTTCATGCTACTGATCTCATAACAAAAACCATCTTCAATAACTATTAATACTAATTTACTGGAATCATGGAATGTTTTGCTTAGAAGAAAAATTACTGCTGAAACTCAAGGACTCAATGTGTGCAGAATAGAGAATACTAAAGAGTTACTGGTTTGACCAATGCAAAGGATATCTTAACAAACTACTGACAGCATGTCAATGTCATGATAAATATTATTCCAATCAGCTAGACAGGCAAAAAGAAAACAACCCATTTCGTGAGAACAATCAGAACATGGAGAATCTGGATCACTCACAGTGTGCTTTAAGACAAATAAATGGGGTCAGGATAGCAAGGGTAAAACACCTGGGCGCGGACGAATCCAGAGAGGGCAAACGTGGTGAAACTGCCATTATACAGTCCATTCGCATCCACATGCCCGATGTTGATCTGGACAGAGGCATGGTCCTTGGCAGTTATGATCCTGTTGGTGGCAGAGCTGCAGGAACCAATACAAAGCAAGAATGAGCAAGGTTGCAATGCCACAGTACTGTAACCAAGACGACAATACATCAATACGTACCACTTCCTTGGGACATAGAGGTCCACCATATCACCCACCTCGTTCTGCATAATGGGGACTGGAGGGATACTGGGACACTGCTGCAGGTCATCGAAGAAACACATTCATATTTAGCAGTGAGACTAGTTGCAAAGGACACTATGGTATAAAGATGATATATATAACTATAAAAGCTAGTTCCATAGATCAAACCCAGATACAAGGATGACTGTGAACTCTCCTATGGTTTATTCCAAATAGTACAGCTGCTGTCAACAGTACGCAACTGCACAAAATAGCTAAAGAAACCAGACCCCTTGCGGCCAAACAGGAAAATGGTCCAATCCCATTCAAGAATGTTTTACCAAAATGATAAAATATGTTTTATCAGTCACGTTGATCAGTACCCTGACCCTGCACCAGGCAAGCATGGTTTTTGAATaaaaaccaggcaagcctagtAGGAGCCATTGATCCAAAATAACAGGATTTGGGCGTCAATTTGGCAAGGCATGAACAACTTTACATGAATGATAAAAGATGGATTGGACATTTAGCCAAATACATACGTGCAATGCTTTAGAAAGCAGAACACCCACCTGAACCCATCAAAGAAATTCGCCCAAACACCCAACCAGCCTATAATCTGCTAGGTTTTATACGAAGTAGTTATGAGCAACGACCACACGCATTCTCAGTGAAATCAATCGCAACAAACAACTACCACTGTCCACTGGCACTAAGCGATTGGTACCTCATTATGAAAAATATCTAAGAATTACAGCCAAAAACCCCATCTCCACTCTCTGGCATCCTCTGGGCATCGAACGGGAGTGCAATCGCAGCAGCCGAACCATACAAATCACGCGCACAAAATTCTAGCGGATGCTAATCGTATAAATGTAGGGCACAAATCATCCCCGGATACAGGTCCGGCGATACTCGACGGCAAATTAAGACGGAGCGAGATTTTCAAGCGCAAACAGTGGATAGATTTGGGGAGGATGGGATCGCGACGTACCTCGGTTAAGGGGGGAGATGGacgggtgcggcggcggcggcggcggaggtgtgATGGGCTGCGGAGAGGGATGAAGCGGTGGCCGGATTCGGATTTATACCAGGCATAAACCCTAGGTTTTTTTTTTCTCCGCGCGTGCGGGATTTCCACGGCACTTGCACGGACATTTGGGCCCAATGGGCCTTCGTCATCGGGCCATTCGTCGTTTCACCAGGTCAGCGTGCCCCCCCCCCCTGTTTTTTGTAAATGATTTTCTCTTCGGTTTATTTTCTGGTCTTTCCGGTTTTCTCAGGTACTCCatccggtcctttttagtctaCATATAAGTTTTGTCCGAAGTCAGAGTATCTCTACTTTTGACTaaacttatagaaaaaagtattaacattcacaatgtcaagtcaatattgttagattcattatgaaatgtagtttcatagtaGATATATTTGGTATAGTAGATGTTGATgttttttaatataaatttggtcaaactttgcaaGGTTTGACTTGGCATAAATCTAATATGGGGAGTTAAAAAGACAGGAGGGAGTACTTGTGCTTTACATCTGTATCTGTGCAGTACAAGTGTACTGTGTGTGAGGCACATGTGAGCTAGATTTTGCTAGAGTAGATGGGCGGACTATGACGTGGTTAGGTAGTGAAGTAGTGTATCCTGGTCCTGATGATGTTTTTGGGATTGTCAACGAAGACTTTAAATACATTGTGATTGAGCAATACAAGTATTTCTCCCGAAAAAAATGGTATAGAAGTATTTTTCTTAATGCACAATGTACGCCTTTTAAAAACATGATGATTTATTTAATATGCGCTGAATATTTCTTTAATACATGATAAATGTTTAAAAAATATTTGTGCTTTTTCCAAAAATATTCATGTACTTTCCGGCTATTCAAACCTTCTAACAGAGTACTGATGTGTTTATAAGCAATATATTATAGAATTATGTATTTTTAGAAAATAAATTGAAACACATAAAAtgaagaataaaaataaaagaaatggAAAAGGAAACCAAGAGAAAATAAATGGAAAAGTAAATGACAAAGAACggcaaaaagaaaaaagaaatgggaaagtaaatgaaaaagaaaggaaaaataagaaataagaaaaggaaaagaaaaaaactaaaaatTCGAAATTAAAAAGGGCTCCCCCAAAATCAACGAATTGTATGAGTTCCAAAAAAATTTACTTGAACATAGCGACATACCGCCTAACCCCTTCTACTAGGCCGCCGACCGGTTGTGCCCCTTTAGGCGACATGTCGAGACGTAGCATTTTTTTTAGATAACCTCGCGAGACTTTTATTTCAAACCATCACAATGTTCACATGAACGAATGGAATCCTCACGGGCTGGCCAAACCAGACATGGCAGTCAGGTCCCAAAGTTAAAGCATGTCTCGCTAAGTTGTGAGTCTCAACATTTGAGCTCCTAAATTCATGAACTAAATTACAAGAAATAAAA contains:
- the LOC125535736 gene encoding 40S ribosomal protein S21-like, which produces MQNEVGDMVDLYVPRKCSATNRIITAKDHASVQINIGHVDANGLYNGSFTTFALSGFVRAQGDADGSLDRLWQQKRAEIKQ